From the Hymenobacter yonginensis genome, one window contains:
- a CDS encoding RNA polymerase sigma factor — protein sequence MEAFAYTDINAPLVERCRLGDRRAQAEIYKRYSKAMFNASLRITGNYAEAEDVLQEAFLSAFRELHSYKGDSSFGSWLKRIVINKSINCLRNRRLQLVPLGEQHDAAAGPEPSDYAADSDETHWRADVVRRCVQELPDGYRVVLTLYLLEGYDHAEIAGILGITESTSKSQYSRARKKLLELASQRGLTA from the coding sequence ATGGAAGCTTTTGCTTATACCGATATCAACGCCCCGCTGGTAGAGCGGTGCCGCCTGGGCGACCGGCGGGCCCAGGCCGAGATATACAAGCGCTACTCCAAGGCCATGTTCAACGCCTCGCTACGCATCACCGGCAACTACGCAGAGGCCGAAGATGTGCTGCAGGAAGCCTTCCTGAGTGCGTTTCGGGAGCTGCACAGCTACAAAGGCGACTCGTCGTTTGGCTCTTGGCTGAAGCGCATCGTCATCAACAAAAGCATCAACTGCCTGCGCAACCGGCGCCTGCAGCTGGTGCCGCTGGGCGAGCAGCACGATGCCGCCGCCGGCCCTGAGCCGTCCGACTACGCCGCCGACAGCGACGAAACCCACTGGCGCGCCGACGTGGTGCGCCGCTGCGTGCAGGAGCTGCCCGACGGCTACCGCGTGGTGCTGACTCTGTATTTGCTCGAAGGCTATGACCACGCCGAAATAGCCGGCATTCTAGGCATCACGGAGTCTACGTCGAAGTCGCAGTACAGCCGGGCCCGCAAGAAACTGCTGGAACTGGCCAGCCAGCGCGGCCTCACGGCCTGA